The DNA region TTCTCGTAAGGTGGCGCTGGTAACGGACGGTCCTCGAAGACCGGCCCGAGAGCCAGCGCGTGACAGGCCCCCGAGTGGGCCTTTTTTATTGCCGAAATTCGGCCGCAAGGGCGGTGATACGAGTCTGAACGACGGAGAACGACGATGCAGGACGAGATGACGGGCGCCGAGATGGTGGTGCGGGCGCTCAAGGACCAGGGGGTCGAGCATCTCTTCGGTTATCCGGGCGGAGCGGTGCTGCCAATCTATGACGCGCTGTTCCAGCAGGAGGGGCTGCGCCATATCCTGGTGCGCCATGAGCAGGGCGCGGCGCATGCCGCCGAAGGCTATGCGCGTTCGACCGGCAAGGTCGGCTGCCTGCTCGTCACCTCGGGCCCCGGCGCCACCAATGCGGTGACCGGCCTCACCGACGCGCTGATGGATTCCATCCCGATCGTCTGCATCACCGGCCAGGTGGCGACCCATCTGATCGGCTCGGACGCCTTCCAGGAATGCGACACGGTCGGCATCACCCGCCATTGCACCAAGCATAATTATCTCGTGAAGAGCGTCGCCGAGCTGCCGCGCATCCTGCACGAGGCCTTCCATGTGGCCCGCACCGGCCGGCCGGGCCCGGTGGTGGTCGACATCCCCAAGGACATCCAGTTCGCCAAGGGCACCTATTGGCGCCCGCGCGACAACCAGCACAAGACCTACCGTCCGCGGATCAAAGGCGATCTCGACAAGATCAAGGGGGCGCTGGCGCTGATGGCCGGAGCGAAGAAGCCCATCTTCTATACGGGCGGCGGGGTGATCAATTCGGGCCCGCATGCCTCGACCCTGCTGCGCGAGCTCGCCCGTCTCACCGGCTTCCCGGTGACCTCGACCTTGATGGGCCTCGGCGCTTATCCAGCCTCCGACAAGCAATGGCTCGGCATGCTCGGCATGCACGGCGCCTATGAGGCGAACCTCGCCATGCATGATTGCGATGTGATGATCTGCGTCGGAGCGCGCTTCGACGACCGCGTCACCGGACGCCTCGACGCCTTCTCGCCCAATTCGCGCAAGATCCATATCGACATCGACCCGTCCTCGATCAACAAGAACGTCAAGGTCGAGATCGGCATCCTCGGCGATTGCGCCCATGTGCTCGAGGATATGGTGCGGCTGTGGCGCGAGACCTCGCCGCGCGTCGACAAGGCGGCGCTCGCCGCTTGGTGGAAGGTGATCGAGGGCTGGCGCGCCAGGAAGAGTTTCAGCTACAAGCCGTCGACCGAGATCATCAAGCCGCAATTCGCGCTGGAGCGGCTCTACGCCGCCGTGAAGGACCGCGACCACTACATCACCACCGAGGTCGGCCAGCACCAGATGTGGGCGGCGCAGTTCTTCCACTTCCAGGAGCCCAATCGCTGGATGACGTCGGGTGGGCTCGGCACCATGGGCTATGGCCTGCCGGCCGCCATCGGGGTGCAGGTCGCCCACCCGCAATCGCTGGTGATCGACATTGCGGGTGAGGCCTCGATCCTGATGAACATGCAGGAGATGTCGACGGCCGTGCAGCACCGCGCCCCGGTGAAGGTCTTCATCCTCAACAACGAATATATGGGCATGGTGCGCCAATGGCAGGAGCTCCTGCATGGCGGGCGCTATGCCGAGAGCTACACGGCGGCGCTGCCGGATTTCGTGAAGCTCGCCGAAGCCTATGGGGCGCATGGCATTCGCTGCTCGGATCCGGCGAAGCTCGACGCCGCCATCGCCGAGATGCTCGATACGCCAAAGCCCGTCATCTTCGACTGCCTGGTGTCGAAGGAGGAGAACTGCTTCCCGATGATCGCCTCGGGCAAGGCGCATAACGAGATGCTGCTCGGCGACACGGCGCAGGATCTCGGCAGCGTCATCGATGAAAGGGGCAAGGCGTTGGTCTGAGCCTGGGCATGGCTGGAGACACGGGCATGCGCACCATCGGGCTCATCGGCGGCATGAGCTGGGAATCGACGGCGATCTATTATCGCCTCGTCAACCAGCTGGTGCGGGAGAGGCTTGGCGGCCTGCATTCCGCCAAGCTCCTGCTGTCCTCCTTCGATTTCGCCGAGATCGAGGCCTTGCAGAACCCAGCGGGCTGGGAGGAGGCCGGCCGTCGGCTGGCCGAGGCCGGGCGCCGTCTCGAGCAGGCGGGCGCCGATTGCCTGCTGATCTGCGCCAACACCATGCACAAGGTCGCGCCGGCCGTGGCGGATGCGACCAAGGTTCCGATGATTCACATCGTGGACGCGACCGCAGCGGCGCTTAGGCGGCGAGGCTCGTCGCGGCCGCTGTTGCTCGCCACGCGCTACGTCATGGAGCAGGAGTTTTACACTGGGCGCCTCGCCAAGCAGGGTATCCAGGCGCTGGTGCCCGAAGCCGAGGACCGTGTGGTGCTGCATGCCATCATTTTCGATGAGCTGGTGCGCGGCGTGGTCGATCCGAAATCCAAGGCCCGCTGTCTCGACATCATCGCGAGGTCGCGACCCCAGGGCTGCGACGGCGTGATCTTCGGCTGCACGGAGATCGGCATGTTGTTGTCACAAGACGATATTGCCGAGCCTGCCATCGACTCGGCGCTGATTCATGCGGAGGCCGCAGTCGATTTCGCCCTCGCGCCCCAATCCAGGATGAAATGAGCCCTATGGAACCCTCGACCACCTCCCATTACCCGACCGCGCCGAAGCCGGAGCCCACCGCCCGCCATACGCTCGCGGTCACCGTGGACAATGAGCCCGGCGTCCTTGCCCGCATCGCCGGCATGTTCTCGGGCCGCGGCTACAACATCGAAAGCCTCACAGTGTCGGAGACGGAGCATGCGGCCCATGTCTCACGCATCACCATCGTGACCTCAGGCACCGCCCATGTGATCGAGCAGATCAAGAGCCAGCTCGAGCGGCTGGTGCCGGTGCATGGCGTGCGCGACCTCACCGTCCAGGGTGAGGCGATCGAGCGCGAGCTCGCCCTCGTCAAGGTGGCGGGCAAAGGCGAGCACCGGGTCGAAGCGTTGCGCCTCGCCTCGGCCTTCGGGGCCCACACCATCGATGCGACGCTCACCTCCTTCGTGTTCGAGCTGACCGGGGCGACCGATGAGATCGACCGCTTCATCGCCATGATGGCGGTGGTCGGCCTCGTCGAGGTGTCGCGCACCGGCGTCGCCGCCATGAGCCGAGGTCCGGAGGGGATGTGATGTCCCCAGCCATCCTGTCGGCCGCCGCCATGTTCGGTTTCGTCACCTCGATCACGCCGGGGCCGAACAACATGATGCTGCTGGCCTCGGGCCTCAATTTCGGGGTGCGCCGCACCATTCCCCACATGCTCGGCATCTCGATCGGCTATGTGATCTTGATGCTGGCGGTCGGCTTCGGCCTCGGCGAGGCGCTGCGCTCGGTGCCACACGCCTTCCTGGTGCTGAAGCTCGCCGGCGGCGCCTATATGCTGTGGCTCGCCTGGCAGATCGCCCGCTCGGCGCCGCCGCGCGACGCAGCGGCCGAGGCGGGCGAAGCCGGCGCAGGCGCTGCACGCCGGCCCATGAGCGCGCTGCAGGCGGCTGCCTTCCAATGGGTGAACCCGAAGGCCTGGGTGATCGTGGTCACCGCGGTCGCGACCTATGTGTCGCCGGACGAGCTCGCCCGCGATCTCCTGATCGTCACCTTGATCTGCGGCCTCATCAACCTGCCCTCGATCAGCGTCTGGGCGGTGTTCGGCGCGGGCCTGCGCCGTTTCCTCTCCGATCCGGGCTGGCGGCGCATCTTCAACGTCACCATGGCGGTGCTGCTGGTGTTGTCGCTATGGCCGCTCTTCGCCACGGCGATTTGGTGACCGACGATCTCTGCCGCCTTCCGGCGACGCGATTGCGCGAGCTTATGGCGCGGCGCGAGGTCTCGCCGCGCGAGGTGACGCGCGCCGTCATCGATCGTGCCGAACGCCTGCAGCCCATCCTCAATTGCTTCATCACCATCTGCGCCGACGAGGCGTTGGCCGAGGCCGAGGCGGCCGAAGCGAGGATTTTGCGCGGCGAGGGCGGCGGATTGCTGGCCGGTGTGCCCTTCACCGTGAAGGATCTGGTGAACACCGCGGGGGTACGCACCACTTTCGGCTCGCGCCTGCATGCCGGCAATGTGCCGGATCGTGACGCCGTGGCGGTGGCGAGGTTGCGCCGCGCCGGCGCCATCCTGATCGGCAAGACCACGACGCCGGAATTCGGCGCGAAATCCTTGAGCGACGCGCCGCTCTTCGGGCGCACCCGCAATGCCTGGAGCGCAGAGCGCACGAGCGGCGGATCGAGCGGCGGGGCGGCGGTCGCGGTCGCTTCCGGCATCGCGCCGCTCGCGGTCGCGACCGATGGCGGCGGCTCGACGCGCATCCCGGCTGCCTGCAACGGCGTCGTCGGCTTCAAGCAGAGCAATGGAGTCATCCCGCACAGCCAGGTGCAGGATGCTTTCGGCAATTACACTTATGTGACGCCGATGGCCCGCACCGTCGCCGATACGGCGCTGATGCTGCAGGTGATGGCCGGTAGCGATGCCAGCGACCCCTGGTCGATCGGCGTGCCGGTGCCTGATTACTTGTCGGCCGCGCAGCCTGAAGGCGATCTCGCCTTGCGGCGCATCCTGTTCTGCGCCGCTCCGCCGGGGCGGCCCATCTCCCGCGACGTCGCGGCGCGCTTCGCGGAGGCGCTCGGGCGCTTGCGGGCTCTTGGCGCTTCACTCGAGGAAATGGATGGCTCAGCCTTCGACATCGAGCCGATCTGGCGCGCCATCAACCATACGACCTGGCGGGCCCGTTTCGGGCCGATGGCGGAACGGGCCGCCGACGAGATGAGTCCCTCATTGCTGCAGCAGCTCGCTTCAGCGTCACAAGTGAGCGGCGTCGACTATCAGGAGGCGATGTTCGGCCGGACTGTCCTGTTCCGGCATGTGCAGGCGCTGCTGCAGGACCATGATTTCCTGGTCATGCCGACCTTGTCGCGCACCGCCTTGCCGATCGAGCAGGAGCTGTTCGGCAAGATCGACATCGACGGCAAGGAGTTCGACGATCTGCGCTCCAACTGGTTCCCCTGGACCATGCCCTTCAACATGACGGGCCATCCGGCCGTGAGCCTGCCTTGCGGCTTCGGCGAGGACGGCCTGCCGATCGGCCTGCAGCTCGTCGGCCGCTTCCGGCAGGAGACTGATCTCTTGCGCGTCGCTGCCCTCTTCGAGACCTCGCAGGACCTCACCGGACGCTGGCCGGACGTGGCGTAAGCTCCTTGGGACCGCGGGCGTCCCGCCCGCCCTTGAGACGGCGAGGCCGCGCACCGCCGGGAAGGAAGGGCGACCGAGACGGTCGCGGTCCCAGGGCGCGGCCGCCGGCATGCCAGCCATTCGGCGCTGCCTTGGACTGGTTCGCCAACAGCACGTAGCGGCCTCATTGGAAATGTTCTATATGTCCGGCAGGCTGCGCCGCGCGCCGGAGTTCATCTCCTGTCCAGCGCGGGGTCCGGGCGCTCCCGGAGCGGCGCGCGCGTCTTGCGCGAAAGGCCATCTGCCAGGCGCATTGTGATCGTGCGTTTCGATCATGCGCTACACCCCGAAGGATGCTTCCATGACCCAATCGCTCGACAGCTTCAATTGCCGCAAGACGCTCAAGGTAGGCGAGGCGAGCTACGTCTATTACTCGCTCAAGGAGGCCGAGAAGAACGGCCTCGAGGGCGCTTCCGATCTGCCCTTCTCGATGAAGGTCGTGCTCGAGAACCTGCTGCGCAACGAGGATGGCCGCTCGGTGAAGAAGGCCGATGTCGAGGCCGCCGCCGCCTGGTCGAAGACGCGCGGCAAGAAGGAGCACGAGATCGCCTTTCGTCCCGCACGCGTGCTGATGCAGGATTTCACCGGCGTCCCGGCCGTGGTCGACCTCGCGGCCATGCGCAACGCCATGGAGAGCCTCGGCGGCGACCCGAACAAGATCAACCCGCTCGTCCCCGTCGATCTCGTCATCGACCATTCGGTGGTCGTCGAATATTTCGGCAATTCGCGGGCGCTCGGCCAGAACGTCAAGCGCGAATATGAGCAGAACCAGGAGCGCTACCGCTTCCTGAAATGGGGCCAGCAGGCCTTCGAGAACTTCTCCGTCGTGCCCCCCGGCACCGGCATCTGCCACCAGGTCAATCTCGAATATCTGGCGCAGACGGTCTGGACCAGGAAGGAGAAGATCAAGAACAAGAAGGGCAAGAGCGAGAAAGTCGAGGTCGCCTATCCGGACACGCTGGTCGGCACCGACAGCCACACCACCATGGTGAACGGCCTCGCCGTGCTCGGCTGGGGCGTCGGCGGCATCGAGGCTGAGGCTGCGATGCTCGGCCAGCCGCTCTCCATGCTGCTGCCCGAGGTGGTGGGCTTCAAGCTCACCGGAGAGCTGCATGAGGGCGTGACCGCGACCGATCTCGTGCTCACCGTGACCCAGATGCTGCGCAAGAAGGGCGTGGTCGGCAAGTTCGTCGAGTTCTACGGCCCCGGCCTCAACGGCATGCCGGTCGCCGACCGGGCCACCATCGGCAATATGGCGCCTGAATATGGCGCGACCTGCGGCCTGTTCCCGATCGATGCCGAGACCTTGCGCTATCTCGAGGCCTCCGGGCGCAAGAATTCGCGCCTTGCTCTGGTCGAGGCCTATGCCAAGGCGCAAGGGCTCTATCGCACCAAGTCGACGCCGGACCCGGTCTTCACCGATACGCTGTCGCTCGATCTCGGCGATGTGGTGCCCTCGATCGCCGGTCCCAAGCGGCCGCAGGACCGGGTGACGCTCGTTGATGCGAAGGCCGGTTTTGCCGCCTCGATGGAAAGCGAGTTCAAGAAGGTCGGCGACATCAGTAAGCGCTACAAAGTCGACGGCAAGAATTTCGATCTCGGCCATGGCGATGTGGTGATCGCGGCGATCACCTCCTGCACCAACACCTCCAATCCGAGCGTCATGATCGGGGCCGGGCTCTTGGCCCGCAACGCCGTCGCCAAGGGGCTCGCGACCAAGCCCTGGGTGAAGACCTCGGTGGCGCCGGGCTCGCAGGTGGTCGGCGAATATCTCGCCGAATCCGGCCTGCAGAAAGATCTCGACAAGCTCGGCTTCAACCTCGTCGGCTTCGGCTGCACCACCTGCATCGGCAATTCGGGACCCCTGCCCGAGGAGATCACCAAGGCCATCAACGACAACGACCTCGTGGCGGCCGCCGTGCTCTCGGGCAACCGCAATTTCGAAGGGCGCGTGAACCCCGATACGCGCGCCAACTACCTCGCCTCGCCGCCGCTCGTCGTCGCCTATGCGCTGGCGGGCTCCTTGCAGGTCGACCTGACCAAGGATCCGATCGGGCATGACCGCAACGGCGCCGCCGTCTATCTGAAGGATATCTGGCCCTCGAGCCGGGAGATCGGCGAATTCATCGAGAAGAACATCTCGAAGAAGATGTTCAAGACGAAATATGCCAGCGTGTTCGACGGCGACGCCAATTGGAAGAAGGTCAGGGTCGCGGGCGGCCTCACCTATGGTTGGGACATGGGCTCGACCTATGTGCAGAACCCGCCCTATTTCGAGGGCATAAAGAAGGAGCCGGAGCCGGTCCGCGACATCGTAGGCGCGCGCATCCTCGGCGAGTTCCTGGATTCGATCACCACCGACCATATCTCGCCGGCCGGATCGATCCGGGAGAAGAGCCCGGCCGGGCAATATCTGATCGAGCATCAGGTGCGCCCGATCGACTTCAACCAATACGGCACGCGGCGCGGCAATCACGAGGTGATGATGCGCGGCACCTTCGCCAATATCCGCATCAAGAACCAGATGGTGCGGGATGCGGCCGGCAATGTGGTGGAGGGCGGCTACACCACCCACCAGCCTTCCGGCGAGCGCATGTTCATCTATGACGCGGCGATGCGCTACCAGAAGGAGAACGTGCCGCTCGTCGTCTTCGCCGGCAAGGAATACGGCACCGGCTCGTCGCGCGATTGGGCCGCCAAGGGCACGAAGCTGCTCGGCGTGCGCGCCGTGATCGTGCAAAGCTTCGAGCGCATCCACCGCTCGAACCTCGTCGGCATGGGCGTGCTGCCGCTCGTCTTCGAGGAGGGCACCTCATGGCAGACGCTCGGCCTCAAGGGCGACGAGATGGTCACCATCAAGGGCCTGTCCGAGGGGCTGAAGCCGCGCCAGATGCTGACCGCCGAGATCACCTCGGCCGACGGCAAGGTGACGAAGGTGCCGCTGATGTGCCGCATCGATACGCTCGACGAGCTCGAATACTTCAAGAATGGCGGCATCCTGCACTATGTGCTGAGGCAGCTCGCAGCGTAGGCGGTCTTCCTTCTCCCGCTCTTGGGGCGGGAGAAGGTGCCGAGCTCTTGCGAGGTGGATGAGGGGCGGTTGAGCGCTTCACCGGCGTCCCTCATCCGCCCTCACTGCGTTCGGGCACCTTCTCCCGCGAAAGAGCGGGAGAAGGTGAGGCGCTTCTCACCCCCCGCGCCCGAAGACGACCAGCGTGTCGCCCTGCTTGCGCCTCTCGATTTCCGTGACACCAGGCGGGAAGGCGAAATCGGCCGCCGCTGCCTCCTCGACCACGACCACCGCCTCGGGCGCGAGCCAGCCTCCGGCCTGCGCCGAGGCGATGGCGCGCGGCGCCAGGTCGCGTCCATAAGGCGGATCGCAAAACACCAGCGAGAAGGGCGCGAGCGGCTTCGCCTCGCCGAGCTTGGTGGCGTCGCGGCGGAAGATGCGCGCCTCCCCGCCGCATCCCAGGCTCTCGATCGAGCCTCGCATGAGGCCGCGCGCCTCCGCTCCCTGGTCGACGAACAGGCAGAAGCTCGCGCCGCGCGACAATGCCTCGAAGCCCATCGCGCCGGTGCCGGCGAACAGGTCGAGCACGCGCGCCTCGCCGACCGGATCGCCATAGGCGTGCTCGAGGATGTTGAAGATCGTCTCGCGCAAACGGTCGGAGGTCGGGCGGATCGCCGGGCCGGAAGGTCCGGCGATAGCGCGGCCGCGGAAGCGGCCGGCGACGATCCTCATGGCGGCGATCCCGGTGCCTGACCCGCGCTAGGCGGGCGGCTTGCGCGGCGGACGCCCGGGCGGCCTGCCGGGACGGCCCTTCGGCGGCCCGCCTCTCGAGGCTGCGGGGCCTCCCGGACGCGCGCCGAAGCTGCGCGGCTTGAAGCCCCCCGGACGGTCGCCGCGTGGTTTGAAGCCTTCACTGCGCTCGCCACGTGGCTTGAAACCCTCGCTGCGTGGCTTGAAACCTTCCGGCCGCTCAGAGCGTGGTTTGTAACCCTCCGTGCGCGGCTTGAAGCCTCCCGGACGATCGCTGCGAGGCTTGAAGCCCTCGCTGCGTTCGCCACGTGGCTTGAAGCCTTCCGTGCGTTCGGTGCGCGGCCTGAAGCCTTCGGTGCGTTCAGTGCGTGGCTTGAAGCCTTCGGTGCGTTCGGTGCGCGGCTTGAACCCCTCGGTGCGTTCGCCGCGTGGCTTGAAGCCCTCGCTGCGTTCGCCGCGTGGCTTGAACCCTTCGGTGCGTTCGCCGCGTGGTTTGTAACCTTCCGTGCGTGGCTTGAAGCCTTCGCTACGTGGCTTGAAGCCCCCTGGACGATCGCTGCGCGGCTTGAAGCCTTCCGCCCGCTCAGGGCGTGGATTGTAACCTTCCGTGCGCGGCTTGAAGCCTTCGCTGCGTGGTTTGAAGCCCTCGGTGCGCTCGCCACGCGGCTTGAAGCCTCCGGGACGATCGGTGCGCGGTTTAAACCCCTCCGTGCGTTCACCGCGCGGCTTATAACCTTCGGTGCGCGGCCTGAAGCCTTCGCCACGCGGCTTGTAGCCTTCCGGGCGCGGCGGCCGGTCGCCGGCCTCGCGCCTTTGCCATGGACGATCGCCCTCGCGTCGCGGTGGTCGATCCGCTCCTTCCCGCCGCGGCGGGCGCTCATCGCCCGGCCGGCGATCGGGACGCGGGAAGGGGCGTTGGCCGCCGTGCTCCTTCCAGGCCTCGCTGCGCGTCTGGCCCGGGTGTCGGCTGGCGACGGCCTCACCGCCGGGCGCTGCCTCGAGGCCTTGCTCCCGGCGTGTCTTGCGGCGCAGCACATCGGTGTCGCGGGGCGGGGAGGGGCGTTCCCCTCGTTTCGCCGCGGCGCGCGGCGCGGCTGCGGCCGGATCCTGGGCGATGCGCTCGACAAGCACGCTGCGCCCCTTGCGATCGGCGATCCTGCCGCCGCGCAGATGCGTGCGTTCATCCGTCCGCGGCGCTTTGCCAGCGCCCGCGATGTCGCGCGAGCGCTTCGCGGCGGCGGGGCCAGGCTTCTTCTGGCCGCGCACTGCCCAGCTCTCCGCATCGCGCCAACTATGCCGATGGGCCGCCTTGCGTTGCCCCTGGGCGACGGCTTGAGCCTTGCGCAAGGCGCGCGCCTCGTCGCTGCCGCCGTCCTTCGGCGCGCGTTCGAAACCGCCAGGCGCCGGTCGCCGGCCACGCTCGCGCGGCTCGAGGCGCGGCTCCTGCACCTCATCGACGAAATCCACATGGGCTTCGCGGGCGAGCTCGGGGCCGAGCTGGTCCTTGAGGGTGCGGGTGCGGATCTCTTCGACGCCGCCCACCTCGAGCTCGCCGAGCTGGAACGGCCCGAAGGAGATGCGGATCAGGCGGTTCACCTGCAGCCCGAAATGCTCAAGGATGCGCTTGACCTCGCGGTTCTTGCCCTCGCGCAGGCCGAGCGTCAGCCACATATTGGCGCCCTGCTCGCGATCGACATGCGCCTCGACCGGCCCATATTGCATGCCGTCGATCTCGATGCCGTCGCGCAGCCCGTCGAGCTGGTCCTGGGTCACCTCGCCGAAGGCGCGCACGCGATAGCGGCGCAGCCAGCCGGTCGTCGGATGCGCCAGCACTCTCGCGAGCCCGCCATCATTGGTGAGGAGCAGCAGTCCCTCGGTGTTGAGGTCGAGCCGGCCGATCGAGACCACGCGCGGCAGCCCGGCCGGCAGTTCGTCGAACACGGTCGGGCGCCCCTCGGGATCCTTCTCGGTCGTCACCAGGCCGACCGGCTTGTGATAGAGGAAGAGGCGGGTGCGCTCCTTCGCCGGCAGCGGCACGCCGTCGACCGAGATGCGGTCGAAGGGCGTCACCAGGGTGACCGGCGTGGTCACGGTCTCGCCGTTCAGCGCGATGCGGCCCTCTTCGATCATGCGCTCGACATCGCGTCGCGACGCGATGCCGGCGCGCGACACCACCTTCGAGATGCGCTCGCCTTCCGTATCCTCGGCTTTCGCCTCTTCGGCCGCTGGTTCGGCAGCCGAGACATCACGACCGCCGGTCGCCCCCTTGCGCCGCGGCACGCGTTGCGGACGGCGGCGATCCCCGCCGTTTTCTTGATTGTCGTGAGCCATCGACAGGGCTTATCAGAGCCGTTCGGCAATACCAAGGCCGGAAGGGCGAGGTGCTGGCGCGTGACATCGAAGAGGGCAGGGGCCGGTAGGCACCATCCGATGACGATCGCCTTCGAGGAGGCGCGCGCTGCGGCGGAGCGCGGTGAGGTGCCGGTCGGCGCCGTGGTGGTGCGCGATGGCGAGATCCTCGCCGCGGCCGGCAACCGCACCCTCGAATTACGCGATCCGACGGCTCATGCCGAGATGCTCGCCATAAGGGCGGCCTGCGGGCTTGCGGCGTCCGAACGCCTGCCCGGCTGCGACATCTATGTCACCTTGGAGCCCTGCCCGATGTGCGCTACCGCGATCTCCTTCGCGCGCTTGCGGCGCCTGTATTTCGGTGCCGCCGACCCCAAGATGGGCGGGGTGGAGCACGGGCCGCGCATCTTCTCGCAGCCGATCTGCCATCACCGGCCCGAGATCTATGGCGGCATCCGGGAGGGGGAGATGGCCGAGCTGATCAAGGCCTTCTTCAAGTCGCGGCGCGAGTGAGGCAAGATGCCTTGTTTACTTGCGCGTTCGGTGAAGACGGCGGAGCAGCCATAATGGCAGACAATACCCTGGAGGAGTGGGCCAATCTGCGACGCTGGTGGTTTGGCTCGGTCTACGAGATTGCGGATATCGGGTTTCAGCGCCGTACCTGGCTGAACCCGCCAACCCCCAGCCCGCATTGGAGCTATGTCGAGTTTTGTGAGTCATATCCGAGCGCCGATCAGCTCCAATTCGCACGGACCCGGGGACATCTGAGCACTGAGGAATTTGAGCTGCTGGCGGCTCTTGGAAATGCAATTGCTCGCCATAAGCCGCCGGGGGGAGATTGGTACGCTCATCTCGCGATATTGGAAGATCCTGCCTGGCATGTGGTTGTCGCAATGGCCGAGCAAATCCGCCGGCAGCTTCTGACGCTGACTGATGATCCAATTGAGCGAAGCTATTTGCTGGGTGATGTCGCCTAATCGCGAATAGTGCCGACGCGCCTCAGAATGACGCCTACCCCTTCGCCAACCTCGCCGCGAGCTTCTCCTTGAACTTGGCCTTGGCGGGAGCGGCAGCGTCCAGGATGCGCTGCGCCTTGAAGAAATCGAGCGCGCCGAAGCCGTCGACATCCGGCCGCACCAGAAGGTCGGGCGGATGCGTGCGCAGCTTCGCGCTCACGATGGCGCCCTGCATGATCTGGGCGGCGCCGAACAAGGTCGAGAAGGCGCTTGGCTGACCATTCTCCTCCACCGAAGGCGCAGCCGTCACATCGACAGCGATCAGGATATCGGCCTTACCTCTCACGAGGTCGCAGGGGAGCGGGTTGACGGCTCCCCCGTCGATCAGCAGCCGGCCGGCGATCTCGACCGGCTTGATGAGGCCGGGCAGCGCCATCGAGGCGGCGACCGCGCTGACGAGCGCGCCCGACGTGAAGGCGACCTCGCCGCGCCCGTAATAATCGGTGGCGACGGCCGTGAACGGAATGGCGAGATCCTCGAACGCGTCGGGAACTTCGTCCGGCCAGAAGCGGTCGAGCAGGCGTTCGCCGTCGATCAGCACCGGATTGCCGCGCGTGAACAGGTCGCCGATGCGCCCGACCCGGGCCTCGATCAGGCTGGCGAAGACGCGGGTGCGGTTGCGCAGCGCGGAGAGCACATGGGCGCGGATGCGCGCCGCCGGCAGCCCTGCCGCATAGGCCGCGCCGATGATCGCTCCGATCGAGGTGCCGGCGATGGCGACGGGACGCAGCCCCATCTCGTCGAGCGCCTCCAGCACCGCGATATGGGCGAGGCCGCGCGCCCCGCCGCCGCCCAACGCCAGCGCGATGGAAGGCCGCTTCGGCGTGGTCGTCCCGGGTGCTGCCTTGGCACGCTTCCGCATCATCACCCCGGCGATGCGAGGAAGTGAGCGAGGGCGGCGGCCGTCGCCTCGGGCGCCTCCTCGGCGAGGAAATGCCCACTCTCGGCGCTGGCGCTGACCGCCTGCGGCGCAAAACTCTCGCGCCAGGCGGCGAGCGCCGCGTCTT from Rhizobiales bacterium GAS188 includes:
- a CDS encoding aconitase; its protein translation is MTQSLDSFNCRKTLKVGEASYVYYSLKEAEKNGLEGASDLPFSMKVVLENLLRNEDGRSVKKADVEAAAAWSKTRGKKEHEIAFRPARVLMQDFTGVPAVVDLAAMRNAMESLGGDPNKINPLVPVDLVIDHSVVVEYFGNSRALGQNVKREYEQNQERYRFLKWGQQAFENFSVVPPGTGICHQVNLEYLAQTVWTRKEKIKNKKGKSEKVEVAYPDTLVGTDSHTTMVNGLAVLGWGVGGIEAEAAMLGQPLSMLLPEVVGFKLTGELHEGVTATDLVLTVTQMLRKKGVVGKFVEFYGPGLNGMPVADRATIGNMAPEYGATCGLFPIDAETLRYLEASGRKNSRLALVEAYAKAQGLYRTKSTPDPVFTDTLSLDLGDVVPSIAGPKRPQDRVTLVDAKAGFAASMESEFKKVGDISKRYKVDGKNFDLGHGDVVIAAITSCTNTSNPSVMIGAGLLARNAVAKGLATKPWVKTSVAPGSQVVGEYLAESGLQKDLDKLGFNLVGFGCTTCIGNSGPLPEEITKAINDNDLVAAAVLSGNRNFEGRVNPDTRANYLASPPLVVAYALAGSLQVDLTKDPIGHDRNGAAVYLKDIWPSSREIGEFIEKNISKKMFKTKYASVFDGDANWKKVRVAGGLTYGWDMGSTYVQNPPYFEGIKKEPEPVRDIVGARILGEFLDSITTDHISPAGSIREKSPAGQYLIEHQVRPIDFNQYGTRRGNHEVMMRGTFANIRIKNQMVRDAAGNVVEGGYTTHQPSGERMFIYDAAMRYQKENVPLVVFAGKEYGTGSSRDWAAKGTKLLGVRAVIVQSFERIHRSNLVGMGVLPLVFEEGTSWQTLGLKGDEMVTIKGLSEGLKPRQMLTAEITSADGKVTKVPLMCRIDTLDELEYFKNGGILHYVLRQLAA
- a CDS encoding 16S rRNA (guanine966-N2)-methyltransferase; its protein translation is MRIVAGRFRGRAIAGPSGPAIRPTSDRLRETIFNILEHAYGDPVGEARVLDLFAGTGAMGFEALSRGASFCLFVDQGAEARGLMRGSIESLGCGGEARIFRRDATKLGEAKPLAPFSLVFCDPPYGRDLAPRAIASAQAGGWLAPEAVVVVEEAAAADFAFPPGVTEIERRKQGDTLVVFGRGG
- a CDS encoding 23S rRNA pseudouridine2605 synthase, which gives rise to MAHDNQENGGDRRRPQRVPRRKGATGGRDVSAAEPAAEEAKAEDTEGERISKVVSRAGIASRRDVERMIEEGRIALNGETVTTPVTLVTPFDRISVDGVPLPAKERTRLFLYHKPVGLVTTEKDPEGRPTVFDELPAGLPRVVSIGRLDLNTEGLLLLTNDGGLARVLAHPTTGWLRRYRVRAFGEVTQDQLDGLRDGIEIDGMQYGPVEAHVDREQGANMWLTLGLREGKNREVKRILEHFGLQVNRLIRISFGPFQLGELEVGGVEEIRTRTLKDQLGPELAREAHVDFVDEVQEPRLEPRERGRRPAPGGFERAPKDGGSDEARALRKAQAVAQGQRKAAHRHSWRDAESWAVRGQKKPGPAAAKRSRDIAGAGKAPRTDERTHLRGGRIADRKGRSVLVERIAQDPAAAAPRAAAKRGERPSPPRDTDVLRRKTRREQGLEAAPGGEAVASRHPGQTRSEAWKEHGGQRPFPRPDRRPGDERPPRREGADRPPRREGDRPWQRREAGDRPPRPEGYKPRGEGFRPRTEGYKPRGERTEGFKPRTDRPGGFKPRGERTEGFKPRSEGFKPRTEGYNPRPERAEGFKPRSDRPGGFKPRSEGFKPRTEGYKPRGERTEGFKPRGERSEGFKPRGERTEGFKPRTERTEGFKPRTERTEGFRPRTERTEGFKPRGERSEGFKPRSDRPGGFKPRTEGYKPRSERPEGFKPRSEGFKPRGERSEGFKPRGDRPGGFKPRSFGARPGGPAASRGGPPKGRPGRPPGRPPRKPPA
- a CDS encoding tRNA(Arg) A34 adenosine deaminase TadA, whose protein sequence is MTIAFEEARAAAERGEVPVGAVVVRDGEILAAAGNRTLELRDPTAHAEMLAIRAACGLAASERLPGCDIYVTLEPCPMCATAISFARLRRLYFGAADPKMGGVEHGPRIFSQPICHHRPEIYGGIREGEMAELIKAFFKSRRE
- a CDS encoding NTE family protein, with protein sequence MMRKRAKAAPGTTTPKRPSIALALGGGGARGLAHIAVLEALDEMGLRPVAIAGTSIGAIIGAAYAAGLPAARIRAHVLSALRNRTRVFASLIEARVGRIGDLFTRGNPVLIDGERLLDRFWPDEVPDAFEDLAIPFTAVATDYYGRGEVAFTSGALVSAVAASMALPGLIKPVEIAGRLLIDGGAVNPLPCDLVRGKADILIAVDVTAAPSVEENGQPSAFSTLFGAAQIMQGAIVSAKLRTHPPDLLVRPDVDGFGALDFFKAQRILDAAAPAKAKFKEKLAARLAKG